Proteins encoded within one genomic window of Ottowia sp. SB7-C50:
- a CDS encoding hydrogen peroxide-inducible genes activator: protein MTLTELKYIVAVAREKHFGKAAEACFVSQPTLSVAVKKLEDELELKLFERSAGEVTVTPLGEEIVRQAQSVLEQAAEIKEIAQRGKDPLGGPLRLGVIYTIGPYLLPDLVRQNIRLTPQMPLMLQENFTVRLLEMLRTGEIDAAVLAEPFPDTGLAMAPLYDEPFMAALPASHPLAQGEVVTSEQLKREHMLLLGTGHCFRDHVLQVCPEFARFSSHTEGIRKSFEGSSLETIKHMVAAGMGVTLVPRLAVPPQALDERAAARDPHEPGAVRYLPVRDDDGTPPLRRVVLAWRRSFTRYEAIAALRNAIYACELPGVQRLS from the coding sequence ATGACCTTGACTGAACTGAAGTACATCGTTGCCGTCGCCCGAGAAAAACACTTCGGCAAGGCCGCCGAGGCCTGCTTCGTGTCGCAGCCGACACTGTCGGTGGCGGTGAAGAAGCTGGAAGACGAGCTGGAGCTGAAGCTGTTCGAGCGCAGCGCGGGCGAGGTGACGGTGACGCCGCTGGGCGAGGAGATCGTGCGCCAGGCGCAGAGCGTGCTGGAGCAGGCGGCCGAGATCAAGGAAATCGCCCAGCGCGGCAAGGACCCGCTGGGCGGGCCGCTGCGGCTGGGCGTGATCTACACCATTGGCCCCTACCTGCTGCCCGACCTGGTGCGGCAGAACATCCGGCTGACGCCACAGATGCCGCTGATGCTGCAGGAAAACTTCACGGTGCGCCTGCTGGAGATGCTGCGCACCGGCGAGATCGACGCCGCCGTGCTGGCCGAGCCCTTCCCGGACACCGGGCTGGCGATGGCGCCGCTGTACGACGAGCCCTTCATGGCCGCGCTGCCCGCCAGCCACCCGCTGGCGCAGGGCGAGGTCGTCACCAGCGAACAGCTCAAGCGCGAGCACATGCTGCTGCTGGGCACGGGGCACTGCTTTCGCGACCATGTGCTGCAGGTGTGCCCCGAATTTGCGCGCTTTTCCAGCCACACCGAAGGCATTCGCAAAAGCTTCGAAGGCTCGTCGCTGGAGACCATCAAGCACATGGTCGCCGCCGGCATGGGCGTGACGCTGGTGCCGCGCCTGGCGGTGCCGCCGCAGGCGCTGGATGAGCGTGCCGCTGCGCGCGACCCGCACGAACCCGGCGCGGTGCGCTATCTGCCCGTGCGCGACGACGACGGCACGCCGCCGCTGCGCCGCGTGGTGCTGGCGTGGCGCCGCAGCTTCACGCGCTACGAAGCCATTGCCGCGCTGCGCAACGCGATCTACGCGTGCGAGCTGCCGGGCGTGCAGCGCCTGTCGTGA
- a CDS encoding VOC family protein — translation MSHRPQLDHVVLAVHDLAAAADDFRALGFTVTPGGEHTGRSSHNALIVFDDGAYLELKAWRAAAPDEAWWRTLDAHGDGLVDYALWPASVPAALAAAHARGLHTLRGPVPGRRARPDGADVRWETARHDTPDVPFLCADLTPRALRVPEGAARQHANGATGVACVQMATHDLAQTARRHQALLGTALSWQWAGRDGDMAGLRYRLGGTDFELFGPLALADQADIAIQFIATDPSPHSAFDAARARLRGHGEGPFACRLHAAAGSPARVLDPARTHGARLVLGQAG, via the coding sequence ATGAGCCATAGGCCACAACTTGACCACGTCGTGCTGGCGGTGCACGACCTGGCCGCGGCTGCCGACGATTTCCGCGCGCTGGGTTTCACCGTCACGCCGGGCGGCGAACACACGGGCCGCAGCTCGCACAACGCGCTGATCGTGTTCGACGACGGCGCCTACCTGGAACTGAAGGCCTGGCGCGCCGCGGCGCCCGACGAGGCCTGGTGGCGCACGCTCGACGCGCATGGCGACGGGCTGGTCGACTACGCGCTGTGGCCGGCCAGCGTGCCCGCCGCGCTGGCGGCCGCGCACGCGCGCGGGCTGCACACCTTGCGCGGCCCCGTGCCCGGCCGCCGCGCGCGGCCCGACGGCGCCGACGTGCGCTGGGAAACCGCGCGCCACGACACACCCGACGTGCCCTTTCTGTGCGCCGACCTGACCCCGCGCGCGCTGCGCGTGCCCGAAGGTGCGGCGCGGCAGCACGCCAACGGCGCCACGGGCGTTGCCTGCGTGCAGATGGCCACGCACGACCTGGCGCAGACCGCCCGCCGCCACCAGGCGCTGCTGGGCACGGCGCTGTCGTGGCAGTGGGCGGGGCGCGACGGCGACATGGCCGGCCTGCGCTACCGCCTGGGTGGCACCGATTTCGAGCTTTTCGGGCCGCTGGCGCTGGCTGATCAAGCGGATATAGCTATTCAATTCATAGCAACCGATCCGTCACCCCACAGCGCTTTCGACGCCGCCCGCGCACGTTTGCGCGGGCACGGCGAAGGCCCGTTTGCCTGCCGCCTGCACGCAGCCGCGGGGTCGCCCGCCCGCGTGCTGGATCCCGCGCGCACGCACGGCGCGCGCCTGGTGCTGGGCCAAGCCGGATGA
- the recG gene encoding ATP-dependent DNA helicase RecG, with protein MPDAAPAAATPLSAPQKALRKLGLTRDIDLALHLPLRYEDETRIVRLRDARDGDTVQIEGTVTHQEITYRPRRQLLVSVDDGSDTCMLRFFNFYPSQQKQMAVGTRIRARGELRGGFAGLTMMHPTVRAAGGALPAALTPVYPTAAQLPQPYLRKAVLAGLARADLSETVPDAFLNQMGSLRLWDLRRSLSFLHQPAPDVALAQLEDHTHPAWQRLKAEELLAQQLSQLQARRAREHLRAPVLAAVRGGLVDQLLAALPFALTGAQRRVGEEIARNLGATQPMHRLLQGDVGSGKTVVAALAACTAIDAGWQCALMAPTEILAEQHFAKLVEWLEPLLAPRGQRVAWLTGSQKKKARAEMLALIESGQAALVIGTHAVIQEQVRFARLGLAIIDEQHRFGVAQRLALRQKMASSLPPSLGEGRGGGHAAEAANVASPHPHLPPEREGASHEPHLLMMSATPIPRTLAMSYYADLDVSTLDELPPGRTPVVTKLVASHRRAEVMERIRAQIAEGRQVYWVCPLIEESEALDLRNATETHAELSAALSHHAPPLSPEGAVPALGRPGSRAASGPMIGLLHSRMPPAEKKAVMALFSSGAIPVLVSTTVIEVGVDVPNASLMVIEHAERFGLSQLHQLRGRVGRGAAASACVLLYEVPEGGRLGETARARLKAMAETSDGFEIARRDLDIRGPGEFLGARQSGAALLRFADLAEDSALLDWARDAAPRMLDEHRDLAQRHVDRWLGTRSDYLKA; from the coding sequence ATGCCCGACGCCGCCCCGGCCGCTGCCACCCCGCTGTCCGCGCCCCAGAAGGCGCTGCGCAAGCTCGGCCTCACGCGCGACATCGACCTGGCGCTGCACCTGCCGCTGCGCTACGAGGACGAGACGCGCATCGTGCGCTTGCGCGACGCGCGCGACGGCGACACGGTGCAGATCGAGGGGACGGTCACGCACCAGGAGATCACCTATCGCCCGCGGCGGCAGCTGCTGGTCAGCGTGGACGATGGCAGCGACACCTGCATGCTGCGCTTCTTCAACTTCTATCCGTCGCAGCAAAAGCAGATGGCGGTGGGCACGCGCATCCGTGCGCGCGGCGAACTGCGCGGCGGCTTTGCCGGCCTGACGATGATGCACCCCACAGTGCGCGCCGCCGGTGGCGCCTTGCCCGCCGCGCTGACGCCCGTGTACCCCACGGCGGCACAGCTGCCGCAGCCGTATCTGCGCAAGGCGGTGCTGGCCGGGCTGGCGCGCGCCGACCTGAGCGAGACGGTGCCGGACGCATTCCTGAATCAGATGGGCTCCCTGCGCTTGTGGGATCTGCGCCGGTCGCTATCATTTTTGCATCAACCCGCGCCCGACGTGGCGCTGGCGCAGCTGGAAGACCACACCCACCCAGCGTGGCAGCGCCTGAAGGCCGAGGAGCTGCTGGCGCAGCAGCTGTCGCAACTGCAGGCGCGCCGCGCGCGTGAGCATTTGCGCGCGCCGGTGCTGGCGGCGGTGCGCGGCGGACTGGTCGATCAACTGCTGGCCGCGCTGCCGTTTGCGTTGACCGGCGCGCAGCGCCGCGTGGGCGAAGAAATTGCGCGCAACCTGGGCGCCACGCAGCCCATGCACCGCCTGCTGCAGGGCGACGTGGGCAGCGGCAAGACGGTGGTCGCGGCGCTGGCGGCCTGCACCGCCATCGACGCCGGCTGGCAATGCGCGCTGATGGCGCCGACGGAGATCCTGGCCGAGCAGCACTTTGCCAAGCTTGTCGAATGGCTGGAGCCTTTGCTTGCGCCGCGCGGCCAGCGCGTGGCTTGGCTGACCGGCAGCCAGAAGAAAAAGGCGCGCGCCGAGATGCTGGCCCTGATCGAATCCGGTCAGGCCGCGCTGGTGATCGGCACGCACGCCGTGATTCAGGAGCAGGTGCGCTTTGCGCGGCTGGGGCTGGCGATCATTGACGAGCAGCATCGGTTTGGGGTGGCGCAGCGTCTGGCACTGCGCCAGAAGATGGCGTCTTCGCTCCCTCCCTCGCTGGGGGAGGGCAGGGGTGGGGGCCACGCCGCCGAAGCAGCCAACGTCGCAAGCCCCCATCCCCACCTGCCCCCAGAGCGGGAAGGGGCAAGTCACGAACCCCACCTGCTCATGATGAGCGCCACGCCCATCCCACGCACGCTGGCCATGAGCTACTACGCCGACCTGGACGTGTCCACGCTCGACGAGCTGCCGCCCGGCCGCACGCCCGTCGTCACCAAGCTGGTGGCGTCGCACCGCCGCGCCGAGGTCATGGAGCGCATCCGCGCGCAGATCGCCGAAGGACGGCAGGTGTACTGGGTCTGCCCGCTCATCGAGGAAAGCGAGGCGCTGGACCTGCGCAACGCCACCGAAACGCATGCCGAGCTGAGCGCCGCCTTGAGCCACCACGCGCCGCCGTTGTCCCCCGAGGGCGCGGTTCCCGCCCTGGGGCGGCCCGGCAGCAGGGCTGCGTCAGGCCCGATGATCGGCCTGCTGCATTCGCGCATGCCGCCGGCCGAAAAGAAGGCGGTGATGGCGCTGTTCAGCAGCGGCGCCATCCCGGTGCTGGTCAGCACCACGGTGATTGAAGTCGGCGTCGACGTGCCCAACGCCAGCCTGATGGTGATCGAGCATGCCGAGCGCTTTGGGCTGTCGCAATTGCACCAACTGCGTGGCCGCGTCGGTCGCGGCGCGGCGGCGTCGGCTTGCGTGCTGTTGTACGAGGTGCCCGAAGGCGGCCGCCTGGGCGAAACCGCGCGCGCGCGCCTGAAGGCCATGGCCGAAACCAGCGATGGTTTCGAAATCGCCCGCCGCGACCTGGACATCCGTGGCCCGGGCGAATTTCTGGGCGCACGCCAGTCCGGCGCGGCCCTGCTGCGCTTTGCCGACCTGGCCGAAGACAGCGCGCTGCTGGATTGGGCGCGCGACGCCGCGCCGCGCATGCTGGACGAACATCGCGACCTGGCTCAGCGGCACGTCGACCGCTGGCTGGGCACCCGGTCCGACTACCTCAAGGCGTGA
- the proC gene encoding pyrroline-5-carboxylate reductase: MNQPALPSTTRIAFIGGGNMASAIIGGLIRQGVPAAHIAVVEPFEATREALRAQHGVVAQAAAGAALDGADLLLWAVKPQSFREAAAPVAAHIGGALQLSVMAGIRCADIASATGGARIVRCMPNTPALVGRGMTGLFAAQGSDADRALAESVIRTTGDVLWVQREEQLDAVTALSGSGPAYVFYFLEAMQQAGTELGLSPEQARQLAVGTFAGGSALAAASTEPLSLLRERVTSKGGTTYAALTAMEQAGIQPAFVQAMHAACRRAHELGDEFGR, from the coding sequence ATGAATCAGCCCGCATTGCCTTCCACCACCCGCATCGCCTTCATCGGCGGCGGCAACATGGCCAGCGCCATCATCGGCGGCTTGATCCGGCAGGGCGTGCCTGCGGCGCACATCGCGGTGGTGGAGCCGTTCGAGGCGACGCGCGAGGCACTGCGCGCGCAGCACGGCGTGGTCGCCCAGGCGGCCGCCGGCGCCGCGTTGGACGGCGCCGATCTGCTGCTGTGGGCGGTCAAGCCGCAGAGTTTTCGTGAAGCGGCTGCGCCCGTGGCCGCGCACATCGGCGGTGCGCTGCAGCTGTCGGTGATGGCCGGCATCCGCTGCGCCGACATCGCGTCGGCCACCGGCGGCGCCCGCATCGTGCGCTGCATGCCCAACACGCCGGCCCTGGTGGGGCGCGGCATGACGGGGCTGTTTGCCGCCCAAGGCAGCGACGCCGACCGTGCGCTGGCCGAAAGCGTGATCCGCACCACCGGCGACGTGCTGTGGGTGCAGCGCGAGGAGCAGCTGGACGCGGTGACCGCGCTGTCCGGCTCGGGCCCCGCCTACGTGTTCTATTTTCTCGAAGCCATGCAGCAGGCGGGCACCGAGCTGGGCCTGTCGCCCGAGCAGGCGCGCCAGCTGGCCGTGGGCACCTTCGCCGGCGGCAGCGCGCTGGCGGCGGCGTCCACCGAGCCGCTGTCGCTGCTGCGCGAGCGCGTGACCAGCAAGGGCGGCACCACCTACGCCGCGCTGACCGCGATGGAGCAGGCCGGCATCCAGCCCGCCTTTGTGCAGGCGATGCACGCGGCGTGCAGGCGCGCGCATGAGCTGGGCGACGAGTTCGGGCGCTGA
- a CDS encoding phosphatase PAP2 family protein, with the protein MRLTRASRTLATLGLTALLAACASTSPPTAGPTPPTDPAQIGELRPGLLNGYLDRAALPDSLALLPPPPDKASALRAADEAAYRATRPLLATPRGAQAAVDAKLDFPAAASTFACAAQLDITPEATPHLYTVLRRTLVDAGGATYRAKDHYRRVRPFAEYKDGSCTPDEEARLMRDGSYPSGHAALGWAWALVLAELMPERADALLQRGHAYGQSRVICGVHWQSDVEAGRLMGAAAVARLHAHPPFQAQMRAAASEIRAARAGGRGTGRDCAAEAAALKP; encoded by the coding sequence ATGCGCTTGACCCGCGCTTCACGCACTTTGGCCACGCTGGGCCTAACCGCCCTGCTGGCCGCCTGCGCCAGCACCAGCCCGCCGACCGCCGGCCCGACACCGCCGACCGACCCGGCCCAGATCGGCGAACTGCGCCCCGGCCTGCTCAACGGCTACCTCGACCGCGCGGCACTGCCCGACAGCCTGGCGCTGCTGCCCCCGCCGCCCGACAAGGCATCGGCGCTGCGCGCTGCCGACGAAGCGGCCTACCGCGCCACGCGCCCGCTGCTGGCCACCCCGCGCGGAGCGCAGGCGGCGGTCGACGCGAAGCTGGACTTTCCCGCCGCCGCCAGCACGTTCGCCTGCGCGGCCCAGCTCGACATCACGCCCGAGGCCACGCCGCACCTGTACACCGTGCTGCGCCGCACGCTGGTGGACGCGGGCGGCGCGACCTATCGCGCCAAGGACCACTACCGCCGCGTGCGCCCCTTCGCCGAATACAAGGACGGCAGCTGTACGCCCGACGAGGAAGCGCGCCTGATGCGGGACGGCTCCTATCCGTCGGGCCATGCAGCGCTGGGCTGGGCCTGGGCGCTGGTGCTGGCCGAGCTGATGCCCGAGCGCGCCGACGCGCTGCTGCAGCGCGGCCATGCGTACGGACAAAGCCGCGTCATCTGCGGTGTGCACTGGCAAAGCGACGTGGAAGCCGGCCGCCTGATGGGCGCCGCCGCCGTCGCGCGCCTGCACGCCCACCCGCCGTTCCAGGCCCAGATGCGCGCCGCCGCCAGCGAGATCCGCGCCGCGCGCGCCGGCGGGCGTGGCACGGGGCGCGACTGTGCGGCAGAGGCAGCGGCGTTGAAGCCATGA
- a CDS encoding esterase-like activity of phytase family protein, which translates to MVHPNPTAFRLHRRQWLGMALSAAGLLAAPASKARTPARRAVAPALRLLAHGSLSTGTEFKGTLVGGLSGLAYDAQNDLWYALSDDRSRHAPARCYVFRLPPLTTQPLLPQWVDVITLLGADGKPFARHAVDPEGLALRRDPATGSATLLWTSEGDIRAQIAPALYESALDGRLLRTFTLPDALRELGRIGRGPRHNETLEGLALTPNGQHAWTAMEGALAQDRDGLTPGAPPGPCRLTRFDVASGRADRQVAYLPEARPFGPLMPMGGVGESGISEIIVRDNDHLWVLERAWTPATGVSARLYEADLRHASDTLAVDALTGRRYRPCAKRLLLDLRQCGLPHVDNFEAMAWGPRLPNGHRTLVMCTDDNFNPLQVTQFIALEAPPPLRR; encoded by the coding sequence ATGGTGCATCCCAACCCCACCGCTTTCCGTCTGCATCGCCGCCAGTGGCTCGGCATGGCCTTGTCCGCCGCCGGCCTGCTGGCCGCCCCGGCCAGTAAAGCCCGCACGCCCGCGCGGCGCGCCGTCGCGCCCGCCCTGCGCCTGCTGGCGCACGGCAGCCTGTCCACGGGCACCGAGTTCAAGGGCACGCTGGTGGGCGGCCTGTCGGGTCTGGCGTACGACGCGCAGAACGACCTGTGGTACGCCCTGTCGGACGACCGCAGCCGCCACGCGCCGGCGCGCTGCTACGTGTTCCGCCTGCCGCCGCTCACCACGCAGCCGCTGCTGCCGCAGTGGGTCGACGTGATCACGCTGCTGGGCGCCGACGGCAAGCCGTTTGCCCGCCACGCGGTCGACCCCGAAGGCCTGGCGCTGCGGCGCGACCCGGCGACCGGCAGCGCCACGCTGCTGTGGACGAGCGAGGGCGACATCCGTGCGCAGATCGCGCCGGCGCTGTATGAATCGGCGCTGGACGGGCGGCTGCTGCGCACCTTCACCCTGCCCGATGCGCTGCGCGAGCTGGGGCGCATCGGCCGCGGCCCGCGCCACAACGAAACGCTGGAAGGCCTGGCGCTGACGCCCAATGGCCAGCACGCCTGGACCGCCATGGAAGGCGCGCTGGCGCAGGACCGCGACGGCCTGACGCCCGGCGCACCGCCCGGCCCGTGCCGGCTGACGCGCTTCGACGTGGCCAGCGGGCGCGCCGACCGCCAGGTTGCCTACCTGCCCGAAGCGCGGCCTTTCGGGCCGCTGATGCCGATGGGCGGCGTGGGCGAAAGCGGCATCTCCGAGATCATCGTGCGCGACAACGACCACCTGTGGGTGCTGGAGCGCGCCTGGACGCCCGCCACCGGCGTGTCGGCGCGGCTGTACGAAGCCGACCTGCGCCACGCCAGCGACACCCTGGCCGTTGACGCGCTGACCGGCCGCCGCTACCGCCCCTGCGCCAAGCGCCTGCTGCTGGATTTGCGCCAGTGCGGCCTGCCGCACGTCGACAACTTCGAGGCCATGGCCTGGGGCCCGCGCCTGCCCAACGGCCACCGCACGCTGGTGATGTGCACCGACGACAACTTCAATCCGCTGCAGGTGACGCAATTCATAGCGCTGGAAGCGCCACCCCCCCTGAGGCGCTGA
- a CDS encoding phosphatase PAP2 family protein, with protein sequence MSAPAAAAPGAPALPAVPLEVTATISRTQTALDPLAPWALAAVLLCAAWALVRYRRGTRVAADVAVHGVGLARMAWVAALAVAGVALAWAVHVGPLPFVRAMDTWAAQGARAVTTPALRTLAVRFSDVGDIVALTLLTLTVTAVLLWRRRHWVATVWLLSITANSLAVRVLKNLFERARPDPVPGLVTSGYSFPSGHAAGALMVYGLLAWLLCQRASPRGRWLIGVAAALLIAAIAASRVLLGVHYLSDVLGGLLWAGMVLAVTVGMLQWARRAV encoded by the coding sequence GTGAGCGCGCCGGCCGCTGCGGCACCGGGCGCGCCGGCCCTGCCGGCCGTGCCGCTTGAAGTGACGGCCACCATTTCGCGTACGCAGACCGCGCTCGACCCGCTCGCGCCGTGGGCCTTGGCGGCGGTGTTGTTGTGCGCGGCGTGGGCGCTGGTGCGCTATCGCCGAGGCACGCGTGTGGCAGCCGACGTGGCGGTCCACGGCGTCGGTCTTGCGCGTATGGCCTGGGTGGCGGCGCTGGCGGTGGCGGGTGTGGCGCTGGCCTGGGCGGTACATGTCGGCCCGCTGCCCTTTGTGCGCGCCATGGACACATGGGCGGCGCAGGGCGCGCGGGCGGTGACGACGCCCGCCTTGCGCACGCTGGCTGTACGCTTCAGCGACGTGGGCGACATCGTCGCGCTGACCTTGCTGACGCTCACCGTCACCGCCGTGCTGCTGTGGCGCCGGCGGCATTGGGTGGCCACGGTCTGGCTGCTGTCGATCACCGCCAACAGCCTGGCGGTGCGGGTGCTGAAAAACCTGTTCGAGCGCGCGCGGCCCGATCCGGTGCCGGGGTTGGTCACCTCGGGCTACAGCTTTCCCAGCGGCCACGCGGCGGGCGCGCTGATGGTCTACGGCCTGCTGGCCTGGCTGCTGTGCCAGCGCGCCAGCCCACGCGGGCGCTGGCTGATCGGCGTGGCCGCCGCACTGCTGATCGCCGCCATTGCCGCCAGCCGCGTGCTGCTGGGCGTGCATTACCTGAGCGACGTGCTGGGCGGGCTGCTGTGGGCGGGCATGGTGCTGGCGGTGACGGTGGGCATGCTGCAGTGGGCGCGGCGTGCGGTGTAG
- a CDS encoding tripartite tricarboxylate transporter substrate binding protein, whose protein sequence is MNQRANRRQLLQTTSATALLSLLGLPAQAQEGPPLKLVVTFPPGGSTDITARIMQPRLSELARRSVIVDNKPGAASQIGTNYVAKAAPDGNTVLVCFDTHAINPIAKPRLPYDTFKDFVGVSLAVRFPLVIGASPSVPGAHLREFLDAARKAPGKFSYASTGVGSMNHLVMEDIKRKSNTFVLHVPYGGGGPAVAAVVSDQASLTLLSYAALKGQIAAGKVKPLAVTGAKRLPDLPHVPTVAESGFPGFEAYSWIGIFAPSATPPATVKRLTDEFQATLHTPDVANKLTAAGFEVMATDGLSLDRYAREQHDRWDKFIKQTKLKLDE, encoded by the coding sequence ATGAACCAGCGCGCCAATCGCCGCCAGCTTCTGCAAACCACTTCAGCCACTGCCCTGCTCAGCCTGCTCGGCCTGCCCGCGCAGGCGCAGGAAGGGCCGCCGCTCAAGCTGGTGGTCACGTTTCCGCCCGGCGGCAGCACCGACATCACGGCGCGCATCATGCAGCCGCGCCTGTCAGAGCTGGCCAGGCGCTCCGTGATCGTCGACAACAAGCCCGGCGCGGCCAGCCAGATCGGCACCAACTACGTGGCCAAGGCCGCGCCCGACGGCAACACGGTGCTGGTGTGCTTCGACACACACGCCATCAACCCCATCGCCAAGCCCCGGCTGCCCTACGACACCTTCAAGGACTTTGTCGGCGTCAGCCTGGCGGTGCGCTTTCCGCTCGTCATCGGCGCGTCGCCCAGCGTGCCGGGCGCCCACCTGCGTGAATTCCTGGACGCCGCGCGCAAGGCGCCGGGCAAGTTCAGCTATGCGTCGACCGGCGTCGGTTCGATGAACCATCTGGTGATGGAAGACATCAAGCGCAAGTCCAACACCTTCGTGCTGCACGTGCCGTATGGCGGTGGCGGGCCGGCCGTGGCCGCGGTGGTCAGCGACCAGGCCAGCCTGACGCTGCTGTCCTATGCCGCGCTCAAAGGCCAGATTGCCGCCGGCAAGGTCAAGCCGCTGGCCGTGACGGGCGCCAAGCGCCTGCCCGACCTGCCCCACGTACCGACGGTGGCCGAATCGGGCTTTCCGGGCTTTGAAGCGTATTCGTGGATCGGCATCTTCGCGCCCAGCGCCACGCCGCCGGCCACCGTCAAGCGGCTGACCGACGAGTTCCAGGCCACGCTGCACACGCCCGACGTGGCGAACAAGCTCACGGCCGCCGGCTTCGAGGTGATGGCCACCGACGGCCTATCGCTCGACCGTTACGCGCGCGAGCAGCACGACCGCTGGGACAAGTTCATCAAGCAGACCAAGCTGAAGCTGGACGAGTGA
- the ubiA gene encoding 4-hydroxybenzoate octaprenyltransferase, with the protein MVSTPPSAPPRSRLSLYLDLIRWDRPAGWLVLYWPTLGALWLAAGGWPGWHLFIVFTLGTVLMRSAGCCINDVADRDFDRHVKRTAQRPITSGLVSVREALALGAVLAAAAFALALTTTWAVIAWSVPALLVTIVYPFTKRFFAMPQAVLGIAFGFGIPMAYAAVRGSVPLEALWLFLGKMALVLAYDTEYAMVDRDDDLKIGMKTSAITLGRADVAAVMGFFALYLAIWWSVSAARLPALWPLALGFAVAAAQVAWHYTLIRTRTREGCFVAFKQSHWIGAAVFAGIAAAFALGRAGY; encoded by the coding sequence ATGGTCAGCACCCCTCCTTCCGCGCCGCCGCGCAGCCGGCTTTCGCTGTATCTCGACCTCATCCGCTGGGATCGCCCCGCTGGCTGGCTGGTCCTGTACTGGCCCACGCTGGGCGCGCTGTGGCTGGCGGCGGGCGGCTGGCCGGGCTGGCATTTGTTCATTGTGTTCACGCTGGGCACGGTGCTGATGCGGTCGGCCGGCTGCTGCATCAACGACGTGGCCGACCGCGACTTCGACCGCCACGTCAAGCGCACGGCGCAACGGCCCATCACCAGCGGCCTCGTCAGCGTGCGCGAGGCGCTGGCGCTCGGCGCCGTGCTGGCGGCGGCGGCGTTTGCGCTGGCGCTCACCACAACCTGGGCCGTCATCGCCTGGTCGGTGCCGGCGCTGCTGGTCACCATCGTGTACCCGTTCACGAAGCGCTTTTTCGCCATGCCGCAGGCGGTGCTGGGCATTGCCTTTGGCTTCGGCATTCCGATGGCCTACGCGGCGGTGCGTGGCAGCGTACCGCTGGAGGCGCTGTGGCTGTTTCTCGGCAAGATGGCGCTGGTACTGGCCTACGACACCGAATACGCCATGGTCGACCGCGACGACGACCTGAAGATCGGCATGAAGACCTCGGCCATCACGCTGGGGCGCGCCGACGTGGCGGCGGTGATGGGTTTCTTCGCGCTCTACCTCGCCATCTGGTGGAGCGTGAGCGCCGCGCGCTTGCCGGCGCTGTGGCCGCTGGCGCTGGGCTTTGCGGTGGCGGCGGCGCAGGTGGCGTGGCATTACACGCTCATCCGCACCCGCACGCGCGAAGGCTGCTTCGTCGCCTTCAAGCAAAGCCACTGGATCGGCGCGGCAGTGTTTGCGGGCATCGCCGCGGCGTTCGCACTGGGGCGTGCGGGGTATTGA
- a CDS encoding type IV pili methyl-accepting chemotaxis transducer N-terminal domain-containing protein — MQRRHFSALGLGLLLAPAWAQVSDINDAINKAGRQRMLSQRVAKAYLATVLRAQAGQAEKILDQSMALFDRQLVELKAFAPSSAIRDTYVQLEVAWATYKENLVGKTPSLGGAPAVIAQSEAVLALAHKGTGQLEQESGKSLGRLVNVAGRQRMLSQRLAKYAYASAAGIDRAVAQAEIAKARTEFLAGMKTLTDAPEATPRIQEQLRLGEQQWVFFDAALQASQKGTATPEALSHVMTTSENILAVLNEVTGLYAKL; from the coding sequence ATGCAACGCCGCCATTTCTCGGCCCTGGGTCTTGGACTGCTGCTGGCGCCCGCGTGGGCGCAGGTCAGCGACATCAACGACGCGATCAACAAGGCCGGGCGCCAGCGCATGCTGTCGCAGCGCGTGGCCAAGGCGTATCTGGCGACGGTGCTGCGCGCCCAGGCTGGTCAGGCCGAGAAGATCCTCGACCAGTCGATGGCGCTGTTCGACCGGCAGCTGGTGGAGCTGAAGGCCTTTGCGCCGTCCAGCGCCATCCGCGACACCTATGTCCAGCTGGAAGTAGCCTGGGCCACCTACAAAGAGAATCTGGTGGGCAAGACGCCGTCCCTGGGCGGCGCGCCCGCCGTGATCGCGCAGTCCGAAGCGGTGCTGGCGCTGGCGCACAAGGGCACGGGCCAGCTGGAGCAGGAATCGGGCAAGTCGCTGGGCCGCCTGGTCAACGTGGCGGGCCGCCAGCGCATGCTGTCGCAGCGGCTGGCCAAGTATGCGTACGCCAGCGCTGCCGGCATCGACCGTGCAGTGGCGCAGGCCGAAATTGCCAAGGCGCGCACCGAATTCCTGGCCGGCATGAAGACGCTGACCGACGCGCCCGAAGCCACGCCGCGCATCCAGGAGCAGTTGCGCCTGGGCGAACAGCAGTGGGTGTTCTTCGACGCCGCCCTTCAGGCGTCGCAAAAAGGCACGGCCACGCCCGAGGCGCTGTCGCACGTGATGACGACCAGCGAGAACATCCTGGCCGTGCTGAACGAGGTGACGGGGTTGTACGCAAAACTCTGA